Proteins encoded within one genomic window of Microbacterium soli:
- a CDS encoding RNB domain-containing ribonuclease, whose translation MPQRRSRVAPSAEQSELAAALAALRTRIDAPTEFSPRALAEAESAVAAEPDLDLRDVPFVTLDPAGSRDLDQALQLERAGAGYRVRYAIADVPGFLTPGGAIDTEARERGQTLYLADGNIPLHPLVLSADRASLLPDQVRPALVWTFVLDSDGAVTDFRLERALMRSRAQLEYVSAQAAIDRGEPGPLSLLGEIGELRRHQEQRRGGASLNLPDEEVVQRPDGTYDIERRHPLPIEDWNAQLSLMTGMAAAELMIGAKTGVLRTMPQPDDHAFATFRHQTRALGRPWTSGRYGDYLRELDKADPMTLPILEAAATLFRGAGYVSFDGALPEGDLKQAAIAAPYTHATAPLRRLVDRWSLAICLAVFQGRPAPDWARDSLAQLPELMEQSGRRASQLNGDTINRVEAALLGPLIGRRIQASVIEMRGESRATVQIADPAVTTSAPVPEGTAPGETVTLTLESVDVARGEIQFAA comes from the coding sequence ATGCCTCAGCGCCGATCCCGAGTCGCCCCGTCCGCCGAGCAGAGCGAACTGGCCGCCGCCCTCGCGGCGCTGCGCACCCGGATCGATGCGCCCACCGAGTTCTCGCCGCGGGCCCTGGCCGAGGCGGAGTCGGCCGTCGCCGCCGAACCGGATCTGGATCTGCGGGATGTGCCGTTCGTGACCCTCGATCCCGCGGGATCCCGAGACCTGGATCAGGCTCTGCAGCTGGAGCGCGCGGGTGCGGGCTACCGGGTGCGGTACGCGATCGCCGACGTTCCCGGATTCCTGACGCCCGGCGGTGCGATCGATACCGAGGCCCGCGAGCGCGGGCAGACCCTGTATCTCGCCGACGGGAACATCCCCCTGCATCCGCTCGTGCTCTCCGCCGACCGTGCCTCGCTGCTGCCGGACCAGGTGCGCCCCGCGCTGGTGTGGACCTTCGTGCTGGACTCGGACGGCGCGGTGACCGACTTCCGACTCGAACGCGCGCTGATGCGCTCCCGCGCGCAGCTGGAGTACGTCTCGGCGCAGGCCGCCATCGACCGTGGCGAGCCCGGCCCGCTGTCTCTGCTGGGCGAGATCGGCGAGCTGCGCCGGCACCAGGAGCAGCGGCGCGGCGGGGCGAGCCTCAATCTCCCGGACGAGGAGGTCGTGCAACGACCCGATGGCACGTACGACATCGAGCGTCGGCATCCGCTGCCCATCGAGGACTGGAACGCCCAGCTGTCGCTCATGACGGGGATGGCGGCCGCCGAGCTGATGATCGGGGCGAAGACGGGCGTGCTGCGAACCATGCCGCAGCCGGACGACCATGCGTTCGCGACGTTCCGGCACCAGACCCGCGCACTGGGGCGACCGTGGACGAGCGGACGCTACGGCGACTACCTGCGTGAGCTGGACAAGGCCGATCCCATGACCCTGCCCATTCTGGAGGCCGCCGCCACGCTGTTCCGCGGTGCGGGATACGTCTCCTTCGACGGCGCCCTGCCGGAGGGCGACCTGAAGCAGGCGGCGATCGCCGCCCCGTACACGCATGCCACCGCTCCCCTGCGCCGACTCGTGGATCGCTGGTCGCTGGCGATCTGCCTCGCCGTGTTCCAGGGGCGCCCCGCCCCGGACTGGGCGCGGGACTCCCTGGCCCAGCTGCCCGAGCTCATGGAGCAGTCCGGTCGCCGCGCATCGCAGCTCAACGGCGACACCATCAACCGTGTGGAGGCCGCACTGCTGGGCCCACTGATCGGCCGCCGGATCCAGGCGAGCGTGATCGAGATGCGCGGCGAGTCGCGGGCCACGGTGCAGATCGCCGATCCCGCCGTGACGACGTCCGCACCCGTGCCCGAGGGCACGGCGCCCGGCGAGACGGTGACACTCACGCTGGAGAGCGTGGACGTCGCCAGGGGCGAGATCCAGTTCGCCGCGTGA
- a CDS encoding nuclear transport factor 2 family protein: MSMSLPAEAQAMVDAINDADTEAFVAAFAPDGFVSDWGTVYSGADGVRRWAGSDAIGAGARMTVLSAETDGSTTRIRFGWRSSVFNGESDGIFVVSDGRLASFTIPPNH; the protein is encoded by the coding sequence ATGTCCATGTCCCTTCCTGCGGAGGCGCAGGCGATGGTCGATGCCATCAACGATGCCGACACCGAGGCGTTCGTCGCGGCCTTCGCGCCGGACGGCTTCGTGAGCGACTGGGGCACCGTGTACTCCGGTGCGGACGGCGTGCGCCGATGGGCCGGCAGCGATGCGATCGGCGCGGGTGCCCGGATGACGGTGCTCTCCGCCGAGACGGACGGCAGCACCACCCGCATCCGCTTCGGCTGGCGCAGCAGCGTGTTCAACGGCGAGTCCGACGGGATCTTCGTCGTCTCCGACGGGCGGCTGGCGAGCTTCACCATCCCGCCGAACCACTGA
- the ispG gene encoding flavodoxin-dependent (E)-4-hydroxy-3-methylbut-2-enyl-diphosphate synthase, with protein sequence MPKIPAVLAPRRKSRQIRVGKVLVGGDAPVSVQSMTTTKTTDINGTLQQIAELTASGCEIVRVAVPSQDDADALPIIATKSQIPVIADIHFQPKYVFQAIDAGCAGVRVNPGNIRKFDDQVGAIAKAAQAAGVSLRIGVNAGSLDRRLLEKYGKATPEALVESAVWEASLFEEHDFHDFKISVKHNDPVVMVKAYRLLAERGDWPLHLGVTEAGPAFQGTIKSATAFGILLGEGIGDTIRVSLSAPPAEEVKVGHQILQSLNLRERKLEIVSCPSCGRAQVDVYSLADSVTEGLKDLTVPLRVAVMGCVVNGPGEAREADLGVASGNGKGQIFVKGQVIKTVPEADIVTTLIEEANRIAAEMGPDAGIGTAQVVTG encoded by the coding sequence ATGCCGAAGATCCCCGCAGTCCTCGCTCCCCGCCGCAAGTCCCGTCAGATCCGGGTGGGGAAGGTCCTCGTCGGCGGGGACGCCCCGGTGAGCGTGCAGTCGATGACGACGACGAAGACCACGGACATCAACGGCACACTGCAGCAGATCGCCGAGCTGACGGCATCCGGCTGCGAGATCGTGCGCGTCGCGGTGCCGTCGCAGGACGATGCGGACGCGCTGCCCATCATCGCGACGAAGAGCCAGATCCCCGTGATCGCGGACATCCACTTCCAGCCCAAGTACGTCTTCCAGGCCATCGACGCCGGATGCGCGGGCGTGCGCGTCAACCCCGGGAACATCCGCAAGTTCGACGACCAGGTCGGCGCGATCGCGAAGGCCGCGCAGGCGGCCGGCGTGTCGCTGCGGATCGGCGTCAACGCCGGGTCGCTGGATCGCCGCCTGCTGGAGAAGTACGGCAAGGCCACGCCCGAGGCGCTCGTGGAGAGCGCCGTCTGGGAGGCGTCGCTGTTCGAGGAGCACGACTTCCACGACTTCAAGATCTCCGTCAAGCACAACGACCCCGTCGTGATGGTCAAGGCGTACCGGCTGCTGGCCGAGCGCGGCGACTGGCCGCTGCACCTCGGCGTGACCGAGGCCGGTCCCGCGTTCCAGGGCACGATCAAGAGCGCCACGGCGTTCGGCATCCTGCTCGGCGAGGGCATCGGCGACACGATCCGCGTGTCGCTGTCGGCACCGCCCGCCGAGGAGGTCAAGGTCGGTCACCAGATCCTGCAGTCGCTGAACCTGCGCGAGCGCAAGCTGGAGATCGTGTCGTGCCCGTCCTGCGGGCGCGCGCAGGTCGACGTGTACTCCCTCGCGGACTCCGTCACCGAGGGGCTGAAGGACCTCACCGTCCCGCTGCGCGTGGCCGTGATGGGCTGCGTCGTGAACGGCCCCGGCGAGGCGCGTGAGGCCGACCTCGGCGTCGCCTCCGGCAACGGCAAGGGGCAGATCTTCGTGAAGGGCCAGGTCATCAAGACGGTGCCCGAGGCGGACATCGTCACCACCCTCATCGAGGAGGCGAACCGCATCGCCGCGGAGATGGGGCCCGATGCCGGCATCGGCACCGCGCAGGTGGTCACCGGCTGA
- a CDS encoding chorismate-binding protein, with the protein MTALPTRIRDLAADPAASFVLIARDGGVELLTGEIIDVEALSDIPLTGSEGPREVFAMVPYRQVRERGFDAQDDGTPLRCLLVSEHESLDAAAVTAALPSAPIPLGEGGFDISDEEYAAIVTRVIVEEIGRGEGANFVIRRDYRASFDADDRTAALTWFRALLEHERGAYWTFAVVTPGQIAVGASPEAHVVAHDGIVTMNPISGTFRHPAGGATRESLSEFLASTKETEELFMVVDEELKMMSQVCSDGGRITGPHLKEMSRLTHTEYMLRGRSRLDPREILRETMFAPTVTGSPMQNACSVILRHERAPRGYYSGVAALFTPNAEGGHDLDAPILIRTVYLQDGLLRVPVGATLVRHSDPYGEVSETHGKAAGVLGAIGAIERDHAAEARDDDAPAPARLADDPEIAALLASRNVRLADFWMQPQDATAPTGRFSGRRALVVDAEDRFTTMLAHQLRHLGLDVRIRLWSEVTTEEIDAADLVVAGPGPGDPRDASSPRIARMRQVVAQRRASGRPLLAVCLSHQILADGLGIGLVPLDSPYQGVQKTVPVFEQDASIGFYNTFTARVSPGVSRVGAAEVAADAGTGDVYALRGERFASIQGHLESILSRDGFATLERLVAHALN; encoded by the coding sequence ATGACCGCTCTGCCCACACGCATCCGCGACCTCGCCGCCGACCCGGCTGCATCGTTCGTGCTCATCGCCCGCGACGGAGGTGTGGAGCTGCTGACCGGGGAGATCATCGATGTCGAGGCACTGTCCGACATCCCCCTCACCGGCTCCGAGGGCCCGCGGGAGGTGTTCGCGATGGTGCCGTACCGCCAGGTGCGCGAACGCGGTTTCGACGCCCAGGACGACGGCACGCCGCTGCGGTGCCTGCTGGTGTCGGAGCATGAGAGCCTCGACGCGGCCGCGGTGACCGCCGCGCTGCCCTCCGCGCCCATCCCTCTCGGCGAGGGCGGTTTCGACATCTCCGACGAGGAGTACGCCGCCATCGTCACCCGCGTCATCGTTGAGGAGATCGGCCGCGGCGAGGGAGCCAACTTCGTCATCCGCCGCGACTACCGCGCCTCCTTCGACGCCGACGATCGTACGGCGGCGCTCACGTGGTTCCGAGCCCTGCTGGAGCATGAGCGGGGTGCCTACTGGACGTTCGCGGTGGTGACCCCCGGGCAGATCGCGGTGGGGGCGAGCCCCGAGGCGCACGTCGTGGCACACGACGGCATCGTCACGATGAACCCGATCTCCGGCACGTTCCGCCACCCGGCGGGCGGAGCGACCCGAGAGTCCCTGAGCGAGTTCCTCGCCTCCACGAAGGAGACGGAGGAGCTGTTCATGGTGGTGGACGAGGAGCTCAAGATGATGAGTCAGGTGTGCTCGGACGGCGGGCGCATCACCGGACCGCACCTGAAGGAGATGTCGCGCCTCACGCACACCGAGTACATGCTGCGCGGGCGCAGCCGTCTCGACCCGCGCGAGATCCTGCGCGAGACGATGTTCGCACCGACCGTCACCGGTTCACCCATGCAGAACGCCTGCTCGGTGATCCTGCGGCATGAGCGCGCGCCGCGCGGCTACTACTCGGGGGTGGCCGCACTGTTCACGCCCAACGCCGAGGGCGGTCACGACCTCGACGCGCCGATCCTCATCCGCACGGTGTACCTCCAGGACGGATTGCTGCGGGTTCCGGTGGGTGCCACTCTCGTGCGCCACTCCGACCCGTACGGAGAGGTCAGCGAGACGCACGGCAAGGCGGCTGGTGTCCTGGGGGCGATCGGCGCGATCGAGCGCGACCACGCGGCCGAAGCGCGCGATGACGATGCGCCTGCTCCCGCTCGGCTCGCCGACGACCCGGAGATCGCCGCGCTGCTGGCATCCCGCAACGTCCGGCTCGCGGATTTCTGGATGCAGCCGCAGGATGCCACCGCCCCCACCGGGCGCTTCAGCGGTCGTCGGGCGCTGGTGGTGGACGCCGAGGACCGGTTCACGACGATGCTCGCCCATCAGCTGCGCCACCTCGGCCTCGACGTGCGGATCCGGCTGTGGTCCGAGGTCACGACGGAGGAGATCGATGCGGCGGACCTCGTGGTCGCCGGCCCCGGCCCCGGGGATCCGAGGGACGCGTCCTCGCCACGCATCGCCCGGATGCGGCAGGTCGTCGCGCAGCGCCGGGCATCGGGCCGGCCGCTGCTGGCGGTGTGTCTGAGCCACCAGATCCTCGCCGACGGTCTCGGCATCGGCCTCGTGCCGCTGGACTCGCCGTACCAGGGCGTGCAGAAGACCGTGCCGGTGTTCGAACAGGACGCCTCGATCGGCTTCTACAACACCTTCACGGCACGGGTCTCGCCCGGAGTCTCCCGGGTCGGGGCCGCGGAAGTGGCGGCGGATGCCGGAACCGGCGACGTCTACGCGCTGCGCGGCGAGCGCTTCGCGTCGATCCAGGGGCACCTGGAGTCGATCCTCTCCCGCGACGGCTTCGCCACGTTGGAGAGGCTCGTCGCGCACGCGCTGAACTGA
- a CDS encoding site-2 protease family protein has protein sequence MEILLYLGGILFMLVGLGVSIGLHEVGHLVPAKLFGVRVGQYMIGFGPRLWSKRIGETEYGVKALPVGGFISMSGMYPPSTRTGPANGVFAALVQDARVANDETIAEGEEERVFYRLPVWKRVIVMLGGPLMNLVLAIVMFTLMASGIGIQQASTSVAAVSECMIPAAVEQQQTCTADDPAAPAAEAGFQPGDRLVSMDGEPVTTFAAASQIIQDSPGRTIDVVVERQGKDIDLRLTPVAAQRQETDAQGRPVTDDKGRPVTRSVGYAGITAQLEYAHQPIWTGAEMTWQQVVGVTDLVIQLPQKLWNVGESLFTGSQRDPNGPLSVVGVGRIAGEVAATNAPVLDRFAVLLNLLGALNIALFVFNLIPLLPLDGGHVIVALWDGLKHAWAKVTGRPAPGPADATRLVPVTIVVAVLLIAMGALLIIADIVKPLNLLG, from the coding sequence GTGGAGATCCTGCTGTATCTGGGCGGCATCCTGTTCATGCTCGTCGGCCTCGGCGTGTCGATCGGGCTGCACGAGGTGGGCCATCTGGTGCCCGCGAAGCTGTTCGGCGTGCGCGTGGGGCAGTACATGATCGGCTTCGGGCCGCGACTGTGGTCCAAGAGGATCGGCGAGACCGAATACGGCGTCAAGGCGCTCCCGGTCGGCGGGTTCATCTCGATGTCCGGCATGTACCCGCCCTCGACGAGGACCGGCCCGGCGAACGGGGTCTTCGCCGCTCTCGTGCAGGACGCCCGCGTCGCCAACGACGAGACCATCGCCGAGGGCGAGGAGGAGCGCGTCTTCTATCGTCTGCCGGTGTGGAAACGCGTGATCGTCATGCTCGGCGGACCGCTGATGAACCTGGTCCTCGCGATCGTCATGTTCACACTCATGGCATCCGGGATCGGCATCCAGCAGGCGAGCACGAGTGTCGCCGCGGTCAGCGAGTGCATGATCCCCGCCGCCGTCGAGCAGCAGCAGACCTGCACGGCCGACGACCCCGCCGCACCGGCCGCCGAGGCGGGATTCCAACCCGGCGACCGGCTGGTGAGCATGGACGGCGAGCCCGTCACCACGTTCGCGGCCGCGTCGCAGATCATCCAGGACTCTCCCGGACGCACCATCGACGTGGTCGTCGAGCGGCAGGGGAAGGACATCGATCTGCGGCTGACTCCGGTCGCCGCCCAGCGGCAGGAGACGGATGCCCAGGGCCGGCCCGTCACCGATGACAAGGGCAGGCCGGTCACCCGCAGCGTGGGCTACGCCGGCATCACTGCGCAGCTGGAGTACGCGCACCAGCCCATCTGGACCGGGGCGGAGATGACCTGGCAGCAGGTCGTCGGCGTCACGGACCTCGTCATCCAGCTGCCGCAGAAGCTCTGGAACGTCGGTGAATCGCTCTTCACCGGCTCGCAGCGCGACCCGAACGGACCGCTCAGCGTCGTCGGCGTCGGCCGCATCGCCGGTGAGGTGGCGGCGACGAACGCTCCGGTGCTGGACCGGTTCGCCGTCCTGCTGAACCTGCTGGGGGCACTGAACATCGCCCTGTTCGTGTTCAATCTCATCCCGCTGCTGCCCCTGGACGGTGGACACGTGATCGTCGCCCTGTGGGACGGCCTGAAGCACGCGTGGGCGAAGGTGACCGGCAGGCCGGCGCCCGGACCCGCGGACGCCACCCGCCTCGTGCCGGTCACGATCGTGGTGGCGGTGCTGCTCATCGCGATGGGAGCGCTGCTCATCATCGCCGACATCGTGAAACCCCTGAACCTGCTGGGCTGA
- a CDS encoding DUF1775 domain-containing protein — protein MSHHLRRGAIAAAVALFLIAAPTAASAHVGVTPDQIPAGKSTPLTFSFSHGCGDSPTTSLRITMPEGIGNAWPAFDGDWSVDTEENADGAIAAVTFTAVRPVPVELRGAVDLTVITDKDAADQLVFPVEQRCVSGTNEWTQVAEDGADPHELDAPAPVVALTDGGAATHGDSQTPASPAPEAGEAAEPTSVVPLVLGGSGLVVGLGALVVSLAALRRRA, from the coding sequence ATGTCCCACCACCTCCGCCGCGGCGCCATCGCCGCCGCCGTCGCCCTGTTCCTCATCGCGGCTCCCACCGCCGCATCCGCGCATGTGGGCGTCACTCCCGATCAGATCCCTGCAGGGAAGTCCACGCCGCTGACCTTCTCGTTCAGCCACGGCTGCGGTGACTCCCCGACCACATCACTGCGCATCACCATGCCGGAAGGCATCGGAAACGCCTGGCCCGCCTTCGACGGCGACTGGTCCGTCGACACGGAGGAGAATGCCGACGGCGCGATCGCCGCGGTGACGTTCACGGCGGTGCGCCCGGTGCCGGTCGAACTGCGCGGTGCTGTCGATCTGACCGTGATCACCGACAAGGACGCCGCCGACCAGCTGGTGTTCCCGGTCGAGCAGCGGTGCGTCTCCGGTACGAACGAGTGGACGCAGGTGGCGGAGGACGGCGCGGACCCGCACGAGCTGGATGCGCCCGCGCCGGTCGTCGCCCTCACCGACGGCGGGGCCGCGACGCACGGCGACTCACAGACACCGGCCTCGCCGGCGCCCGAGGCCGGCGAGGCCGCGGAGCCGACGTCCGTCGTGCCGCTGGTCCTCGGCGGCAGTGGATTGGTCGTCGGGCTGGGCGCGCTCGTGGTCTCCCTCGCGGCTCTTCGCCGTCGCGCCTGA
- a CDS encoding UDP-N-acetylmuramoyl-L-alanyl-D-glutamate--2,6-diaminopimelate ligase, with the protein MTTQPSLPPVLRPATPPRRSLAELADRFAREVRGDVAGVRLSGITLATADLRPGEAFVAIHGVNRHGAEFAQIAADQGAAAVITDPAGADIAASAGLPIVIVDDPRAVLGELSAWVYGTGASDPLPLLFGTTGTNGKTSVSHLLAGIFDQLGIVSGLSSTAERHIAGEVIVSRLTTPEASEMHALLALMRERDVEAVAVEVSAQALSRHRVDGIVFDVAGFTNLSHDHLDDYADMEEYFQAKLPLFTPERARRGVVSLDSPSGARVAAAATIPVVTVGTPSIAADPDAAAAADWVVTIDDERQAGTLFTLTGRDGRALKTLVPVIGQHMAANAGMAIVMLLEACYTWERITAALERDGQILAYLPGRTQFVSGEAGPAVYVDFGHSPDAFEKTLAAVRRVTPGKVLMLFGADGDRDATKRYDMARTAVEGSDILVITDHHPRFEDPDSIRATLVEGARRARPDAEIHEFSPPEKAIVAAVGMVGDGDAILWAGPGHQDYRDIRGVRTPYSARELARRALIAAGWPAPDPHWPVPYTDRV; encoded by the coding sequence ATGACCACTCAGCCCTCCCTGCCGCCTGTGCTCCGCCCTGCGACACCGCCCCGACGTTCCCTGGCCGAACTCGCCGACCGCTTCGCACGGGAGGTTCGCGGTGATGTCGCGGGCGTCCGGCTCAGCGGCATCACCCTCGCCACAGCCGACCTCCGACCCGGCGAGGCGTTCGTCGCGATCCACGGTGTGAATCGGCACGGCGCCGAGTTCGCGCAGATCGCCGCGGATCAGGGCGCGGCGGCCGTGATCACCGATCCCGCGGGCGCCGACATCGCCGCATCCGCGGGGCTTCCGATCGTGATCGTCGACGATCCGCGTGCGGTCCTGGGCGAGTTGAGCGCGTGGGTGTACGGCACGGGCGCCTCCGATCCGCTCCCGCTGCTGTTCGGCACGACCGGCACCAACGGGAAGACCAGCGTCTCGCACCTGCTCGCCGGCATCTTCGACCAGCTCGGCATCGTGTCGGGTCTGTCGTCGACGGCGGAGCGGCACATCGCCGGCGAGGTCATCGTGTCACGACTGACCACGCCCGAGGCATCCGAGATGCACGCTCTGCTCGCCCTGATGCGGGAGCGCGACGTCGAGGCCGTCGCCGTCGAGGTCAGCGCGCAGGCCCTGTCCCGGCATCGCGTCGACGGGATCGTGTTCGACGTCGCCGGCTTCACCAACCTCTCGCACGACCACCTCGACGACTACGCCGACATGGAGGAGTACTTCCAGGCGAAGTTGCCGCTGTTCACACCCGAGCGCGCCCGTCGCGGCGTGGTGAGCCTGGATTCGCCGTCCGGCGCCAGAGTCGCGGCGGCTGCCACGATTCCCGTCGTCACCGTCGGCACCCCCTCGATCGCCGCCGACCCGGATGCCGCGGCCGCGGCCGACTGGGTCGTGACGATCGATGACGAGCGCCAGGCCGGGACGCTCTTCACTCTCACGGGGCGTGACGGGCGGGCCCTGAAGACTCTGGTGCCGGTGATCGGTCAGCACATGGCCGCCAATGCGGGCATGGCGATCGTCATGCTGTTGGAGGCCTGCTACACATGGGAGCGCATCACCGCCGCCCTCGAGCGCGACGGACAGATCCTGGCATATCTGCCGGGCCGCACGCAGTTCGTCTCCGGGGAGGCCGGTCCCGCCGTGTACGTCGACTTCGGGCACTCCCCGGACGCCTTCGAGAAGACACTGGCGGCCGTGCGTCGGGTGACCCCCGGCAAGGTGCTCATGCTGTTCGGCGCCGACGGCGACCGCGACGCCACCAAGCGCTACGACATGGCGCGCACGGCCGTCGAGGGCAGCGACATCCTCGTCATCACCGATCATCACCCCCGCTTCGAGGACCCCGATTCCATCCGCGCGACCCTCGTCGAAGGTGCGCGCAGGGCCCGGCCGGACGCCGAGATCCACGAGTTCTCCCCGCCGGAGAAGGCCATCGTGGCCGCCGTCGGCATGGTCGGCGATGGGGACGCGATCCTGTGGGCCGGTCCCGGTCATCAGGACTACCGGGACATCCGCGGTGTGCGCACCCCGTACTCCGCGCGCGAACTGGCCCGCCGGGCCCTGATCGCCGCGGGCTGGCCCGCGCCCGACCCGCATTGGCCGGTCCCGTACACCGATCGAGTCTGA
- the dxr gene encoding 1-deoxy-D-xylulose-5-phosphate reductoisomerase, which produces MRRIIVLGSTGSIGTQALDVIRANPRRFELVGISAGSDTELVAQQAEEFHLEHTAMGAVESEQLVRDVEADVVLNAITGSIGLGSTLAALGAGRTLALANKESLIVGGALVRQAAAEGQIVPVDSEHSAIAQALRSGVSAEVRRLVLTASGGPFRGRTRAELADATPEQALAHPTWNMGRMVTTNSATLVNKGLEVIEAHLLFDVPYDDIEVVVHPQSVVHSMVEFVDGSTIAQASPPDMRLPISLGLDWPHRVGGVGRPLDWRTATSWTFEPLDSDAFPAVALAKAVGRAGGTFPAVYNAANEQAVNAFHDGRVPFLGIVDTIQQVVDAHEAPDELTLEALVDAETWARAKADELIAAAA; this is translated from the coding sequence ATGCGTCGCATCATCGTCCTCGGCTCCACGGGCTCCATCGGAACGCAGGCACTGGACGTGATCCGCGCCAATCCCCGACGATTCGAGCTGGTCGGCATCTCGGCGGGCTCCGACACGGAGCTCGTGGCGCAGCAGGCGGAGGAGTTCCATCTCGAGCACACCGCGATGGGCGCTGTGGAATCGGAGCAGCTGGTGCGCGACGTCGAGGCGGACGTCGTGCTCAACGCCATCACCGGGTCCATCGGGCTCGGCTCCACGCTTGCGGCGCTGGGTGCCGGACGCACGCTCGCCCTCGCCAACAAGGAGTCACTGATCGTGGGGGGCGCTCTCGTGCGCCAGGCCGCCGCGGAAGGGCAGATCGTCCCGGTGGACTCCGAGCACTCGGCGATCGCGCAGGCGCTGCGCTCCGGAGTGTCCGCGGAGGTGCGACGACTGGTGCTCACGGCGTCCGGCGGCCCGTTCCGAGGGCGCACGCGCGCCGAGCTCGCCGATGCGACTCCCGAGCAGGCGCTCGCCCACCCGACCTGGAACATGGGGCGGATGGTGACGACCAACTCCGCGACCCTGGTGAACAAGGGCCTGGAGGTGATCGAGGCGCACCTGCTGTTCGACGTGCCCTACGACGACATCGAGGTGGTCGTCCACCCGCAGTCCGTCGTGCATTCCATGGTCGAGTTCGTCGACGGCTCCACGATCGCCCAGGCCTCGCCGCCGGACATGCGCCTGCCGATCTCGCTGGGACTGGACTGGCCGCACCGCGTCGGGGGAGTGGGGCGACCGCTGGACTGGCGCACGGCCACCAGCTGGACGTTCGAACCGCTGGATTCCGACGCATTCCCCGCCGTGGCGCTCGCCAAGGCCGTCGGGCGTGCGGGCGGGACGTTCCCCGCCGTGTACAACGCGGCCAACGAGCAGGCCGTGAACGCCTTCCATGACGGGAGGGTTCCGTTCCTCGGGATCGTCGACACCATCCAGCAGGTGGTCGACGCGCACGAGGCGCCCGACGAGCTCACCCTCGAGGCGCTGGTGGATGCCGAGACATGGGCGCGGGCGAAGGCCGACGAGCTCATCGCCGCGGCCGCCTGA
- a CDS encoding FKBP-type peptidyl-prolyl cis-trans isomerase, with protein sequence MRLRPLALLSTLAASALLLAGCAGGPEGGASPEPSSSPSSSCLVDAQPGPGSDAIKVTGEGVGAKIEVPEDAKFEGVERTIVKKGTGTDVHVGDLIAIRYQVIDADSNKVIETSERGVDGVLPMLLDAANAQNPQIMDSTQSPIFIAAAECAPLGSDIVLALPGQQGQGALVVYMQTLEELPTRASGESVEAPAGMATVKLATDGEPEITIPDGAKPTETVVGLLKQGDGPKVGAGDLVTVQYLGVKWSDGTSFDSSWSRDAMPSQFPTTGVVAGFRKALEGQQVGSQVLVEIPPADGYGASEGHELEKETLVFVVDILGTTPLLTTSAE encoded by the coding sequence GTGCGTCTGCGTCCCCTGGCTCTTCTCTCCACTCTCGCGGCGTCGGCGCTGCTCCTGGCAGGATGCGCGGGCGGCCCCGAGGGGGGAGCGTCCCCCGAACCCTCGTCATCGCCGTCGTCCTCATGTCTCGTCGACGCCCAGCCGGGACCGGGCTCTGACGCCATCAAAGTCACGGGCGAGGGGGTGGGCGCGAAGATCGAGGTGCCGGAAGACGCGAAGTTCGAGGGTGTGGAGCGCACCATCGTGAAGAAGGGCACCGGCACCGATGTGCACGTCGGCGACCTCATCGCGATCCGGTATCAGGTCATCGACGCGGATAGCAACAAGGTCATCGAGACCTCCGAGCGCGGGGTCGATGGTGTACTGCCGATGCTGTTGGACGCCGCCAACGCGCAGAACCCGCAGATCATGGATTCGACCCAGTCGCCGATCTTCATCGCCGCCGCGGAATGCGCGCCGCTGGGATCCGACATCGTCCTGGCGCTTCCCGGACAGCAGGGCCAGGGCGCCCTCGTCGTGTACATGCAGACCCTCGAGGAACTGCCCACCAGGGCGTCCGGCGAGTCCGTCGAGGCTCCCGCCGGCATGGCGACGGTGAAGCTGGCCACGGACGGCGAGCCCGAGATCACGATCCCCGACGGTGCGAAGCCGACGGAGACCGTCGTCGGCCTGCTGAAGCAGGGCGACGGCCCGAAGGTGGGTGCAGGTGACCTGGTCACCGTGCAGTACCTGGGCGTGAAGTGGAGCGACGGCACGTCGTTCGACTCCTCGTGGAGCAGAGACGCCATGCCGAGTCAGTTCCCGACCACGGGCGTGGTCGCCGGCTTCCGCAAGGCACTGGAAGGTCAGCAGGTCGGCTCGCAGGTACTCGTCGAGATCCCGCCGGCTGACGGATACGGGGCGAGCGAGGGGCACGAGCTCGAAAAGGAGACGCTGGTGTTCGTGGTCGACATCCTCGGCACCACGCCGCTGCTCACCACGTCCGCGGAGTGA